The following coding sequences lie in one Capra hircus breed San Clemente unplaced genomic scaffold, ASM170441v1, whole genome shotgun sequence genomic window:
- the LOC102187211 gene encoding spermatid nuclear transition protein 3 → MAKVTRKPRQPRRVAVRFASRMKGRKKTLWQRRYRGSVKARNMTVRVRRPLKGTLRKKIRSYATPSKKVKKTREPNCFLRSCAREKRNQSRKRYQNMSQSQRRRQNQKRR, encoded by the exons ATGGCTAAGGTAACCAGGAAGCCACGGCAGCCAAGAAGAGTTGCAGTGCGGTTTGCTTCgaggatgaaaggaagaaagaagacccTTTGGCAACGGAGATACAGAGGCAGTGTGAAG GCACGAAATATGACCGTGAGGGTCAGAAGACCTCTCAAaggaaccttgagaaagaaaatccgATCGTACGCCACTCCGTCGAAGAAggtgaagaaaacaagagaaccaAACTGTTTTCTCCGTTCCTGTGCACGTGAGAAACGGAACCAAAGCCGAAAAAGGTACCAAAATATGAGTCAGAGTCAAAGAAGGAGgcagaatcaaaagagaagatAA